One part of the Salmo salar chromosome ssa10, Ssal_v3.1, whole genome shotgun sequence genome encodes these proteins:
- the LOC106561081 gene encoding nucleobindin-2 → MLWSKAFCRCPVLVLSLWFCVEAVPIAVDKTKVETPEQKLEAPQSVDTGLHYDRYLREVIDFLEKDQHFREKLHNTDMEDIKQGKLAKELDFVGHHVRTKLDELKRQEVNRLRTLIKAKQDVEGGHEMNHKALLMQFEYMNHMNPHTFEVEDLDKLIKSATSDLENYDKDRHEEFKRYEMMKEHKRKEHLKNLDKEQRKDEEQHYEELRKKHANHPKINHPGSQDQLKEVWKESDGLDPNDFDPKTFFKLHDTNGDGYIDQQELEALFTKELEKMYSPNLEEDDMTEMEEERLRMREHVMNEVDTNKDRLVSLDEFLMSTNKKEFKEPDSWETLEQAPAYTDEEMKLFEEQLAQEESNLNQKNVELQKQKEELERQQEQLNAQKAELQQAVEQMQIIKFEKANAAVDVKDGRATEAVPPGGQALPVLPGDSQPLPPTHQQDLPAHS, encoded by the exons ATGTTGTGGAGTAAAGCCTTCTGCCGCTGCCCTGTGCTCGTCCTGAGCTTGTGGTTCTGTGTGGAAGCAGTGCCCATCGCTGTGGACAAGACTAAAGTGGAAACCCCAGAGCAGAAACTAGAGGCGCCACAGAGTGTG GACACGGGCCTTCACTATGACCGCTACCTCAGGGAAGTCATTGATTTCCTGGAGAAGGACCAGCATTTCAGAGAGAagctccacaacacagacatggagGACATTAAG CAAGGCAAGCTGGCCAAAGAGCTGGACTTTGTCGGCCATCACGTGAGGACCAAACTTGACGAGTTGAAGAGGCAGGAGGTGAACAGGCTACGGACGCTCATCAAAGCTAAACAAGACGTTGAGGGAGGGCATG AAATGAACCACAAGGCGCTGCTCATGCAGTTTGAGTATATGAACCACATGAACCCACACACCTTCGAAGTGGAGGACCTGGATAAGCTTATTAAATCG GCTACCAGTGACCTGGAAAACTATGACAAGGATCGGCACGAGGAGTTTAAGAGGTACGAGATGATGAAGGAGCACAAGAGGAAGGAGCACCTGAAGAACCTCGACAAGGAGCAACGCAAGGACGAGGAACAGCACTACGAAGAGCTGAGGAAGAAACACGCAAACCATCCCAAAATCAACCACCCT ggcagtCAGGACCAGCTGAAAGAGGTCTGGAAGGAGTCTGACGGTTTGGACCCAAATGACTTTGACCCCAAGACCTTCTTCAAACTCCACG ACACCAACGGAGATGGCTACATTGATCAACAGGAGCTCGAAGCCCTGTTCactaaagag CTGGAGAAGATGTACAGCCCTAATCTTGAAGAGGATGACAtgacagagatggaggaggagagactgcGCATGAGGGAACACGTCATGAATGAG GTGGACACCAACAAGGATAGACTGGTCTCCCTGGATGAGTTCCTGATGTCCACAAACAAGAAAGAGTTCAAAGAGCCAGACAGCTGGGAA ACTCTGGAGCAGGCCCCGGCCTACACGGACGAGGAGATGAAGTTGTTTGAGGAGCAGCTGGCCCAGGAGGAGAGCAACCTCAACCAGAAGAACGTAGAGCTGCAGAAACAGAAAGAGGAGCTGGAAAGGCAGCAGGAGCAACTCAACGCCCAGAAAGCCGAGctgcagcag GCGGTGGAACAAATGCAGATAATAAAATTTGAAAAAGCAAATGCGGCCGTTGATGTCAAAG ATGGCAGAGCTACAGAAGCAGTGCCCCCTGGAGGTCAAGCATTGCCAGTACTACCAGGAGACAGCCAACCTCTACCCCCTACTCACCAGCAAGACTTACCTGCACACTCTTAG